A window of Candidatus Palauibacter soopunensis contains these coding sequences:
- a CDS encoding cytochrome P450, which translates to MTVESLKVESLSLVDELILMLLDEKGGYFHQVPGWQLNCAVVGGVLAELSFQSRLDSDLTSLYVVDRTETGDPVLDPILKEIADEPVQHTARYWVERLAPRAESIVDLTLDRLVERGILQHHEGEFWTLAPPVMHRQQYGMFEEGATDQFIKARIGNVIFADEVPEPRDVVIVCLVNTCDVFRLIFELDEAAEERIKFICQLDLIGRSIAAAVSENLVGPIRRHTALAKTIPTVSLTRLLRNPHIRDGNLNALFGNLAEEYGPVFQIRPPFSERMIFLAGLETNEWMQKRGRMYLRTRDYFADFEKVYGAAGVLPALDGADHFRLRKFLSPAYSRTRLAGQMDELYSRGRAYMSTLTVGDSYRATSMSRAMVNAQLSPLFIGVDTQDLMGDLMGYKERALSVHIAKVLPEFTLRTPGMRRRAAVLDTLMKRILRVHTPAQRVDSPRNLVDDYLSLHASDPGFLPESNLLFAFSAALIASVYLGDTFSLVVYSMASQPDLYDKIRAEADALFANGDPKSEDFTPANIDVTHRFLMECMRMYPIVSMSVRNVMNTCTVGNYELPLGERIHIAMTATHYMSDVFPEPYKFDIDRFLPSRREHRSLGFAPYGLGTHKCLGTRWMEMHLAVNLLMLAHYFTVEVTPAKYARKLRFNPVPSLKPSKKVRFRITEQRRELPA; encoded by the coding sequence ATGACGGTGGAGAGTCTGAAGGTCGAATCCCTGAGCCTCGTCGACGAACTCATCCTGATGCTTCTCGACGAGAAGGGAGGCTATTTCCACCAGGTACCCGGCTGGCAGCTGAACTGCGCCGTCGTCGGCGGAGTGCTGGCGGAACTCTCCTTCCAGTCGCGGCTCGACTCGGATCTGACATCCCTGTACGTGGTGGACCGGACCGAAACGGGCGACCCCGTCCTGGATCCCATTCTGAAGGAGATCGCGGACGAACCGGTGCAACACACTGCCCGGTACTGGGTCGAACGGCTCGCCCCCCGCGCGGAGTCGATCGTCGACCTGACTCTGGACCGGCTGGTTGAACGGGGGATCCTCCAACACCACGAAGGCGAATTCTGGACGCTGGCTCCCCCCGTCATGCATCGGCAGCAGTACGGGATGTTCGAGGAAGGCGCGACCGACCAGTTCATCAAGGCGCGCATCGGCAACGTCATCTTCGCCGACGAGGTTCCCGAACCGAGAGACGTCGTCATCGTGTGCCTCGTCAACACCTGCGACGTCTTTCGCCTGATCTTCGAACTTGATGAAGCGGCGGAAGAGCGCATCAAGTTCATCTGCCAGCTGGACTTGATCGGCCGCTCCATCGCCGCCGCGGTCTCCGAGAACCTCGTCGGCCCGATCCGCAGACATACCGCTCTCGCCAAGACGATTCCGACGGTTTCGCTGACCCGGCTGCTGCGCAACCCGCATATCCGGGACGGCAACCTGAACGCGCTCTTCGGCAACCTCGCGGAAGAGTACGGCCCGGTGTTCCAGATCCGTCCTCCCTTCTCGGAGCGCATGATCTTCCTGGCCGGACTCGAGACGAACGAATGGATGCAGAAGCGCGGGCGCATGTACCTGAGAACCCGGGATTACTTCGCCGACTTCGAGAAAGTCTACGGCGCGGCCGGCGTTCTGCCCGCCCTGGACGGGGCCGACCACTTCCGGCTTCGCAAGTTCCTGTCGCCGGCCTATTCCCGCACGAGGCTGGCAGGGCAGATGGACGAGCTCTACAGCAGGGGGCGCGCGTACATGTCGACCCTGACGGTCGGGGATTCCTACCGCGCCACGTCCATGAGCCGGGCAATGGTGAACGCCCAGTTGTCGCCGCTGTTCATCGGCGTCGACACGCAGGATCTCATGGGCGACCTGATGGGCTACAAGGAGCGGGCCCTGAGCGTGCACATCGCCAAGGTCCTGCCCGAGTTCACGCTACGTACCCCGGGTATGAGACGTCGGGCGGCAGTCCTGGACACGCTGATGAAACGGATCCTGAGGGTCCATACTCCCGCCCAGCGCGTCGACAGCCCGCGGAACCTGGTGGACGACTACCTCAGCCTGCACGCCAGCGACCCGGGGTTCCTCCCGGAGTCCAACCTGCTCTTCGCCTTTTCCGCGGCCCTGATTGCCAGTGTGTACCTCGGCGATACGTTCAGCCTCGTGGTCTACTCCATGGCGTCGCAGCCGGACCTCTACGACAAAATCCGCGCCGAAGCGGATGCCCTGTTTGCCAACGGCGACCCCAAGAGCGAGGACTTCACCCCCGCCAACATCGACGTGACGCACCGCTTCCTCATGGAGTGCATGCGCATGTACCCGATCGTGTCCATGTCCGTTCGGAACGTGATGAATACCTGCACGGTCGGGAACTACGAGCTGCCCCTGGGGGAACGGATCCACATCGCCATGACCGCCACGCACTACATGAGCGACGTCTTTCCCGAACCCTACAAGTTCGACATCGACCGCTTCCTGCCGTCGCGACGTGAGCATCGCAGCCTCGGGTTCGCCCCGTACGGGCTGGGTACGCACAAATGTCTCGGCACCCGCTGGATGGAGATGCACCTGGCGGTCAACCTGCTGATGCTGGCGCACTACTTCACGGTCGAGGTGACGCCGGCGAAGTACGCCCGAAAGCTCCGCTTCAATCCGGTTCCGTCGCTGAAGCCGAGCAAGAAGGTAAGATTCCGCATCACCGAGCAGAGGCGGGAGCTGCCCGCCTGA
- a CDS encoding class I SAM-dependent methyltransferase gives MRLGKLSKALRDAHPGSGVARRVRHFDGWLDRATPEAADAGAYDHTETVRDYYELCNGFMVYGWGESLHFAPLTPHESLEESKVRHQRAMISKLELKRGMKVVDVGCGVGGPMRRVVREAGVRAVGININEIQLAEAKKLNAEAGLEHMTDFRKCSFEDMSAIEADAFDGGYAIESTCHAQDKQGAFAEIFRVLKPGALFWGQEMCLTDRFDPRDRRHRTIKRDLMRGIALHDIATFGEVNRALEGAGFQVIEGSDWDVREGPSTPWYQPMESRHGTLGNAVRRLPWGRKAFIAGSKLAELLRLFPNGSAEVVRLLDRTAEAYVAGGKTGIFTPLYCFLARKP, from the coding sequence ATGCGACTGGGCAAACTGTCGAAAGCGCTGAGAGATGCGCACCCGGGATCGGGCGTCGCGCGTCGAGTCCGGCACTTCGACGGCTGGCTTGACCGGGCGACACCGGAGGCTGCGGACGCGGGCGCCTACGACCACACGGAAACGGTCAGGGACTACTACGAGCTGTGCAACGGCTTCATGGTGTACGGCTGGGGTGAATCCCTGCATTTCGCGCCCCTCACGCCCCACGAAAGCCTGGAGGAGTCCAAGGTCCGGCACCAGCGGGCGATGATCTCGAAGTTGGAGCTGAAACGGGGCATGAAGGTGGTCGATGTCGGTTGCGGAGTCGGCGGCCCCATGCGCCGAGTCGTCCGTGAGGCGGGTGTCAGGGCCGTGGGAATCAACATCAACGAGATCCAGCTGGCGGAGGCGAAGAAGTTGAACGCCGAGGCGGGGCTGGAGCACATGACCGATTTCAGGAAATGCAGCTTCGAGGACATGAGCGCCATCGAGGCCGACGCGTTCGACGGGGGCTACGCCATAGAGTCGACGTGCCATGCGCAGGACAAGCAAGGCGCGTTCGCGGAGATATTCCGCGTACTGAAGCCGGGCGCCCTGTTCTGGGGTCAGGAAATGTGCCTGACGGACCGGTTCGATCCGCGGGACCGCCGGCACCGAACCATCAAGCGGGACCTCATGCGCGGTATCGCCCTGCACGACATCGCCACGTTCGGGGAAGTGAATCGCGCGCTCGAAGGGGCGGGATTCCAGGTCATCGAGGGGAGCGACTGGGATGTCCGGGAAGGACCCTCCACGCCCTGGTATCAACCCATGGAGAGCCGCCACGGGACGTTGGGGAACGCCGTGCGCAGGCTTCCCTGGGGCCGCAAGGCGTTCATCGCGGGATCGAAGCTGGCCGAGTTGCTGCGGCTCTTTCCGAACGGCTCGGCGGAGGTCGTGCGACTCCTCGATCGAACCGCGGAGGCTTACGTCGCGGGCGGCAAGACGGGCATCTTCACGCCTCTGTATTGTTTCCTGGCCCGTAAACCCTAG
- a CDS encoding Rieske 2Fe-2S domain-containing protein: MATYSDELPPFPEGWYFIGHRKSIERAKLIEKTWMGEEIVAWADEDGRICVADAFCPHLGSHMGPTTGGLVRDGCLVCPFHGFEFDTTGQCVATPNAPPPKAARLKLYETREILGMIFAWWGSGGRAPQWHLPDEPPTGAEWTGLRSTILRFRGHPQETTENSVDVEHLEYTHGYHDVKPTDFSVDGAYLKSCFDFKAVRRILGLVDIHSEVSVITHVHGVGYSFVEIHETTVGIKSRMWVLTTPVDGEFVELTMVNQVREVRKPGRFISGLGFLPVPLRHRLLNVFILREERRFVLQDIVIWDRKRYRSPPRLCRTDGPIGKYRRHCRQFYPEPAMAPRSPDRHAD; this comes from the coding sequence ATGGCTACCTACAGCGATGAACTGCCGCCGTTTCCCGAAGGCTGGTATTTCATCGGACACCGCAAGTCCATCGAGCGCGCGAAGCTCATCGAGAAGACGTGGATGGGCGAGGAAATCGTCGCGTGGGCCGACGAAGACGGCCGCATCTGCGTGGCGGACGCCTTCTGTCCGCACCTGGGCTCGCATATGGGACCGACGACCGGCGGCCTGGTGCGCGACGGCTGTCTCGTCTGTCCCTTCCACGGGTTCGAGTTCGATACGACGGGCCAGTGCGTGGCGACGCCCAATGCCCCGCCCCCGAAGGCCGCGAGGCTGAAGCTGTACGAGACCCGGGAGATCCTCGGCATGATCTTCGCATGGTGGGGGAGCGGCGGCCGAGCGCCTCAGTGGCACCTGCCGGATGAACCTCCCACCGGCGCGGAATGGACGGGATTGCGCTCCACGATCCTCCGGTTCCGGGGCCACCCCCAGGAAACGACGGAAAACTCTGTCGACGTGGAACACCTGGAGTACACGCACGGATACCACGACGTGAAGCCGACCGACTTCTCGGTCGACGGCGCCTACCTGAAGAGTTGCTTCGACTTCAAGGCGGTTCGCCGGATCCTGGGTCTGGTGGACATTCATTCCGAAGTCTCGGTCATCACGCACGTCCACGGAGTCGGCTACTCCTTCGTCGAGATTCACGAGACAACGGTCGGCATAAAGTCGCGCATGTGGGTGCTCACAACGCCCGTCGACGGCGAATTCGTGGAGTTGACGATGGTCAATCAGGTGCGGGAGGTCCGTAAGCCGGGGCGGTTCATCTCGGGCCTGGGCTTCCTCCCCGTGCCGCTGCGCCACCGGCTGCTGAATGTCTTCATCCTGCGCGAGGAGAGGCGGTTCGTCCTGCAGGACATCGTGATATGGGACAGGAAGCGCTACCGGTCTCCCCCCCGGCTGTGCCGGACGGACGGCCCCATCGGGAAATACCGCCGACACTGCCGACAGTTCTATCCGGAGCCGGCGATGGCGCCTCGAAGCCCGGACCGCCACGCCGATTAG